One genomic segment of Desulfocapsa sulfexigens DSM 10523 includes these proteins:
- a CDS encoding RluA family pseudouridine synthase, whose product MKTMQVMYEEPEFIVVVKSSGLLSVPGRGSENLDCVSERVKALYPGCIEQPSVHRLDMDTSGLLVVARTKEVHRNLSIQFQEREVHKRYIAILDGELDGSEGVVELPFRLDIDNRPHQIYDPVHGKIGITHWKKLLVQDGKTRIEFTPLTGRTHQLRVHAASEHGLGIPIVGDPLYGTGTGPGLLKLHACFLSFAHPRSGKRLEFYSEPLF is encoded by the coding sequence ATGAAAACAATGCAGGTAATGTATGAAGAACCCGAATTTATCGTGGTAGTAAAGTCCAGTGGGCTGCTCTCGGTTCCCGGTCGTGGTTCGGAAAACCTGGATTGTGTCAGCGAGCGGGTAAAAGCATTGTATCCGGGCTGCATCGAACAGCCCTCGGTCCACCGCCTCGATATGGACACCTCGGGACTGTTGGTGGTCGCGCGAACCAAAGAAGTACATCGCAACCTCTCTATTCAATTTCAGGAGCGCGAGGTACATAAACGCTATATCGCCATTCTCGATGGCGAATTAGATGGCAGTGAAGGTGTCGTCGAACTTCCTTTCCGCCTCGACATTGATAATAGACCGCATCAGATTTACGATCCGGTTCACGGAAAAATAGGAATTACCCACTGGAAAAAGCTTCTGGTACAAGATGGTAAAACACGAATCGAGTTCACACCTCTCACCGGAAGAACCCATCAGCTGAGGGTTCACGCCGCTTCTGAACATGGTCTCGGAATACCTATTGTCGGCGATCCGCTCTACGGAACTGGAACCGGCCCTGGATTACTGAAACTACATGCCTGTTTCCTTTCCTTTGCTCACCCCAGGAGTGGTAAGAGACTCGAATTTTACTCTGAACCTCTCTTCTAA